In Mucilaginibacter sp. KACC 22063, the genomic stretch ATGGCTTTTGCGATGTGGTGTTTGGCTGGGATAGCGCAGATGCCCTTTATGACAATACCTCTTTTACTGGCTGGCATACCGGCTATCCGGATCAGCCATGCCGTATCGACCTGTCAACCTTAAGGACTATTCCCTGGCAGGATAACATCCCATTCTTCATAGCCGATTATAGCGGCGTCGATACTACCGATGTGCCCTGCCCGCGCACACTGCTTAAGCATGTGGCAAAACAATGCGAGGATATGGGCTTTCATTCTGAATTTGCGCAGGAGTTTGAGTGGTTCAACTTTAACGAATCGCCAAAATCACTGGCTCAAAAATCATTCACCAATATTGAGCCGCTTAGTCCTGGTATGTTTGGTTATTCGATACTTCGCTCGTCACAGCATAGCGCTTTTTATTATGACCTGATCAACCTGTTAGAGCAGTTCAACATACCGATAGAAGGCATACATACGGAAACCGGTCCGGGCGTTTATGAAGCCGCCATTATACACGACCATGTGCTGGCCGCTGCCGATAAAGCTGCCTTATTAAAGAATGCCGTTAAAGAAATCGCCAGTAAGCATGGCATCATGGCTTCATTTATGGCTAAGTGGAATGAAAGCCTACCGGGTTGCAGCGGGCATATCCATCAAAGCCTTTGGAGTATGGATAAATTGCAAAACTTATTCTTTAATCCGGAAGATGAGCTGAACATGAGCGATACCATGAAGCATTATCTTGCAGGGCAGCTTTACTGCCTGCCGCATATAGTACCCATGTACGCGCCTACCGTTAACAGCTATAAAAGATTAGTTGAAGGTGCCTGGGCACCCACTACCATTACCTGGGGTATAAATAACCGCACTGCAGCTATCCGGATACTTAACCAGTCGGAAAAATATGCCCGTGTAGAAACCCGCATCCCGGGCGCGGATGCTAACCCATACCTTGCCTTAGCTGCGGCACTTGCTTCGGGCTTGTATGGCATTAAGCATAAATTACCGTTAACCACTCCGCCGACTACCGGCAATGGCTATGCTGATAAAGCTAACGGCATAATACCGTCTAACCTTTACGAAGCGGCATCGGCAATGAAAGCATCTTCGGTAGCCAAAGAGCTTTTCGGAGAAAGCTTTACAGAACATTTTGTTAATACCCGTTTTTGGGAATGGCGGCAGTTTGCAAAACATGTGACAGATTGGGAATTAAAGCGTTACTTTGAAATTATTTAACCAATAGGGTTAACAACCAATTATGGAACATGAATTAGGTACGCTGATCATTCGTAAAGCGTGGGAAGGCTATGATGCGTCAAAGGTAATTCGCAGCATAGAAGATATTAGTGCTAACGTATCAACCAATAAAGTTTTTAAGATCACATTTGAGGACGAGGATATTGTAATTGCCAAGCTATCGAGCTTTGGCAAGTATGATTATTTCAAAGAGGATCACCGTATAATACATAGCTTATCAAACAATCTCTTATACCCTTTCGAAAATTTTCTTGCCAAATCTTTGCTAAAAAATAACCGGGTATATATGTACCGTTACAGGCAAGGTAAGGTAGATGCCTGGGTGGTATTTTACAACCCTACCCGCATTATGGACCGTATGCCACGCCGGTTGGATGAAGGGCATATTGTTAAGCTGGCCCAACAGGCGGCGCGCTTTCATAAGGCATGTTCAAGAGTGAGTAAAGTATTGCCTAAATCATCTAAAACAATGCGTAAGGATATCAATGCCTTACTTGACGAAATCGCAAAAAATGAAAATCAGTTTGGCACCCGCACCCAGGTTGACCAGCTCAAATATCATTGCGATCTTTACCTGAAAGGCCGTGCCAAGTACGCAGCCAATACCTTTGAAACTATCCCGGTATTTATCGACTGGAATATCGGCAACTTCTCGGTAACTGGCGACATGGAGTTTTATTCGCGTTGGGATTACGACTGGTTCAGGATGAGTAACCGCATCATGGACTTTTACTTCTTTAGCCGTGTGGTATCAAACGTAGGCGACAGAACGGTGTTTAGCTATTATATGACTACGCTGATGGAAGACCGCTTTCAACTTTTCTTACAGGAATACCACAAACTAAATCCCCTAACTATTAACGAAGTTGGTTTTATGAAAGAAGCCTATCGTTTTTTCATTTTAAACTATGTAATAAAAGATGGCAAGCACTTTTTTCACGAGCAATATGCTAAGAAATTGCAACAGGAAGCTTACGACATTTATCTGCCATCGGTAGACCGTGATTTCGATGCCTTGGCCATTATTGATGCCCTTAAATTAAGAAACTAAGAATATGATTGATACGGTTGACTTTAAAGAAGTAATTGACCAATACAGCGTTATATTTTTTGATGCTTTTGGTGTTATTAAAACGCATAACGGCATGGTGACCGGTGTCGACAGGACATTCGAGTACCTTAAGGCAACCAACAAAGAATATTATATAGTTACCAATGATGCATCGCGCAGTCCGCTGCAATTGGCGCAATCGTTTCACCGTATTGGTTTAACCAGTATTGAGCAAGACCGCATTATTTCATCAGGGATGCTGGCTAAGGAGTACCTGGACCTGAAAGTAAACGATGGTATTGTAGCTTATCTTGGCCCTCAAAATTCGGCACATTATATAGACAGCAGCGGCCTTCACACCTTACCTGTAAGCGCCATTAATGATGACAATATTGACCAGGTAAACGCACTGGTTTTTCTGGATGATGAGGGCTTTGACTGGTTTAATGACCTCAACAAAACCCTGAACCTGGTACGCAAGCGCAATATCCCGGTAATTGTGGCTAATACCGATTTTGCTTATCCGCTTAACATGACTGATGTAGCCATAGCCATCGGCGGCTTATCCTACATGATCGAGCAAATTGTAGGCAAGCGTTTCATTCGTTTTGGCAAGCCGGATTCGCAGATGTTTATGTTTGCTTATGATCTATTGCGCGAGAATAGCCAGGTAAGCAAAAAGGATATATTAATGGTGGGCGATACTTTGCAAACCGATATTCTTGGCGGAAATAAATTTGGGCTGGATACCGTACTTGTACTTACAGGCAACACGCTGCCTGCCGATGCGCATAACAGAATTACCTCGTCGGGCATTATTCCTACTTACATTTGCAAAGACGCCGTGATTAAATATTAACATGAAGCCTCTGCATAATAGAGGCTTCATGTTTAAGGATCAACTAAATCCTAATACCGGATGCGGCTGATAAGGCTCTTCCAATCGTTTGATCTGATCATCCGTAAGCTTCACAGACAGTGAGGCAACAGCATCTTCCAGATGGCCCGGTTTGCTTGCACCAATAATAGGCGAAGTAATCACCGGCTTGGCAAGCATCCACGCTAAGGCAACCTGCGCATTTGGCACACCAATTTCCTGCGCTATTTCGGTCACACGGTTAACCACTTCAAAGTCAGATTCGGCACCGTAAAGTGATTTACCAAATGCATCTGTTTTTGCACGCTCGGTTTCGTTGCGTTCTTTGCCACGGTTACCTGTAAGCAATCCCCTCGCTAATGGCGACCATGGAATAACGGCAATTTTTTGATCGGCGCAAAAAGGCAACATTTCGCGCTCTTCTTCCCGGTAAACTAAATTGTAATGCGGCTGCATAGATACAAAGCGTGTCCAGCCGTGCAGGTCGGCAATATATTGAGCTTTGGCAAACTGCCATGAATACATAGAAGAAGCGCCGATGTAGCGTGCCTTACCAGCTTTAACAATGTCATGCAAGGCCTCCATTGTTTCCTCAATAGGCGTATCATAATCCCAGCGGTGGATCTGATATAGGTCTACATAGTCTGTACCTAAACGCTTAAGGCTGGCATCAATCGCACTCATGATATGCTTACGCGAAAGGCCTTTATCGTTAGGCCCCGGCCCCATCGGGTTAAAAACCTTGGTTGCCAAAACCACATCGTCGCGTTTTGTAAAGTCGCGCAGGGCTCGGCCCACCACCTCTTCGCTGGCTCCGGCTGTATAAACATCGGCAGTATCAAAAAAATTGATCCCCAATTCAAGCGCTTTCTTTATGAATGGGCGGCTTTGTTCTTCATTTAATGCCCAAGGCCACCGCTCGGTGGGTGTACCATAGGTCATGGTGCCGAGGCATAAACGAGATACCGTTATACCTGTATTTCCAAATCTTGTATATTCCATTTTAGTTAGTTATAGATGGATATTAATTATACAAATTTTGCGTATTGATTGATTTAACAATTACCTTTTTCAAACAAATCGTTACGTTATTCAAACAACAATAAATTTGTCTTAATCGGGTTACCTATCTTTGATTGCATTTAATCCCTATTTTATGAGTTCTGTTAAAGATACCGCATCCATTTTTCGTTACCACCGCGACATGATCGAAAAGCATGGCACCGGAAATACGTCAACCTTAGGGTGGAAAGCTCCTGAAAATCAAAAAGACAGGTTTAAGATATTAGCCACTGTTGCCGACCTTAATAATCATTCTGTATTGGATGCTGGCTGCGGACATGGCGACTTGTGCGAATACTTGCATAAGCTATATCCTGATGTAAAATATATGGGCATGGAGCAAATACCCGAATTACTTGATGTTGCTGTTAAACGGTATAACGACTGGCCGGAGACTACATTTATGCAAGGTAATTTCCTTTCCCCAGCGATGCCTTTTACAGATTATATCATCGTTTGCGGATCACTAAATTACCACCATAGCGACCCTGAATATATTTACAAAGCCATATCAAAATTGTATGATAACTGCCGCTATGCGTTAGCTTTTAATCTGCTCAGTAACATTGCAGAAAACGGCCTGATCATGTCGTACAACAAAGCGCATATCTTATCCTATTGCCAAACCTTGTCAAAGAATGTGATACTGAAAGATGATTACACTGACGATGACTTCACTATTTTTATGTACCATTAATATCAGCTTAAAGCAACCTTGCTCGCTTATTTGACGTGTTCAGATAAAAAAGCATTTGTACCTGATCATCAAAAAAGTTTGGACTAAGCTTACAGCCGCCGAAAGAAGGAAGCTGTTGCTGTATTTATTCAGTGATCTTGCGATCAGCATACTTGATATTGCTTTTCTAGTATTGATCCTTTGGGTGATCAATTTTTCGGCTGCTAAGGCCCCCTCTTCTTACGTTGTTTATTATAAATTTTACAGATCGCATTTTGCATTGGTATGCATATTTATTGCTGCAGGTTTTACACTCAAAAATTTGTTAGGATATAGTTTTAACAGTGCAAGCATCCACTTCAATTATAAAGTTGCTTCCAGGTTATCTGCAACAAGCCTTGATGATTATTTAAGGAGTGGTTATTTAAGCCATGTTAACACCGACTCGTCGGTACATATTCACAAGATCAGCCAGCAGCCCATCGAGTTTGCTCAGTACGTGCTAACAGGCTTACAGCAGATTTTCACACAATGCTTTTTAATTCTCTTTGCGGTTAGCGGTATCATCATTTATAATCCAAGGCTTTTCTGCCTGATGCTCTTGTTTCTTTCTTTGCCTATTATCATTATCAGCTGGATCTTAAAAAAACGGGTTGCAAGCCTGCGCACAGGTATCCGCCGAAGTAATGAAAAAACATTGCAGCACTTAAAAGAAGCTTTGTCTGCCTATATCGAAACGCATATTTATAAGGCAAAGGCGTTTTTCTCCAACAGGTATACCAGCTATCAGAATAAGTTGAATGGGAATTTATCTTCCTTACAGGCTGTGCAGCTTTTCCCATCACGCATTTTTGAAATTTTTGCAATAGCAGGTGTGTTCGTCATTTTGGCGTTTAACAGCCGTGGGAATAATATCATTACCATTGGTGTATTTGTAACCGCAGCATATAAAATCATTCCGGGGCTGGTAAAGATCATAACCAGCACCGCACAGATCAAAGCTTACGAACATACTATTGATCATTTACCCGAACCTGATAGCAAGAACGTTGACCAACAATTCACCGCTAAAAAAATTGATAATATCAATTTCAGCAACATCAGCTTTGCTTATACGGATAAAGTACAACTCAAAAATTTAAGCTTTGAACTGCAAGCTGGTGATTTTGCTGCATTGACCGGCGCTTCAGGGAAAGGAAAAACTACCATCATTAATCTATTGCAGGGTTTTCTCGAGCGGCAATCGGGATCTATATCATTTAACGGACAAGTTGTAAATGCTAAGGACATTGCTGCTTACCATTCCTGCATGGCTTATGT encodes the following:
- a CDS encoding glutamine synthetase family protein, whose translation is MNKQQVLDYIQANNIHHIKFAFADIDGILRGKVIHVKKFEEGLDSGYGFCDVVFGWDSADALYDNTSFTGWHTGYPDQPCRIDLSTLRTIPWQDNIPFFIADYSGVDTTDVPCPRTLLKHVAKQCEDMGFHSEFAQEFEWFNFNESPKSLAQKSFTNIEPLSPGMFGYSILRSSQHSAFYYDLINLLEQFNIPIEGIHTETGPGVYEAAIIHDHVLAAADKAALLKNAVKEIASKHGIMASFMAKWNESLPGCSGHIHQSLWSMDKLQNLFFNPEDELNMSDTMKHYLAGQLYCLPHIVPMYAPTVNSYKRLVEGAWAPTTITWGINNRTAAIRILNQSEKYARVETRIPGADANPYLALAAALASGLYGIKHKLPLTTPPTTGNGYADKANGIIPSNLYEAASAMKASSVAKELFGESFTEHFVNTRFWEWRQFAKHVTDWELKRYFEII
- a CDS encoding HAD-IIA family hydrolase; this translates as MIDTVDFKEVIDQYSVIFFDAFGVIKTHNGMVTGVDRTFEYLKATNKEYYIVTNDASRSPLQLAQSFHRIGLTSIEQDRIISSGMLAKEYLDLKVNDGIVAYLGPQNSAHYIDSSGLHTLPVSAINDDNIDQVNALVFLDDEGFDWFNDLNKTLNLVRKRNIPVIVANTDFAYPLNMTDVAIAIGGLSYMIEQIVGKRFIRFGKPDSQMFMFAYDLLRENSQVSKKDILMVGDTLQTDILGGNKFGLDTVLVLTGNTLPADAHNRITSSGIIPTYICKDAVIKY
- a CDS encoding aldo/keto reductase, which gives rise to MEYTRFGNTGITVSRLCLGTMTYGTPTERWPWALNEEQSRPFIKKALELGINFFDTADVYTAGASEEVVGRALRDFTKRDDVVLATKVFNPMGPGPNDKGLSRKHIMSAIDASLKRLGTDYVDLYQIHRWDYDTPIEETMEALHDIVKAGKARYIGASSMYSWQFAKAQYIADLHGWTRFVSMQPHYNLVYREEEREMLPFCADQKIAVIPWSPLARGLLTGNRGKERNETERAKTDAFGKSLYGAESDFEVVNRVTEIAQEIGVPNAQVALAWMLAKPVITSPIIGASKPGHLEDAVASLSVKLTDDQIKRLEEPYQPHPVLGFS
- a CDS encoding class I SAM-dependent methyltransferase; its protein translation is MSSVKDTASIFRYHRDMIEKHGTGNTSTLGWKAPENQKDRFKILATVADLNNHSVLDAGCGHGDLCEYLHKLYPDVKYMGMEQIPELLDVAVKRYNDWPETTFMQGNFLSPAMPFTDYIIVCGSLNYHHSDPEYIYKAISKLYDNCRYALAFNLLSNIAENGLIMSYNKAHILSYCQTLSKNVILKDDYTDDDFTIFMYH
- a CDS encoding ATP-binding cassette domain-containing protein — translated: MYLIIKKVWTKLTAAERRKLLLYLFSDLAISILDIAFLVLILWVINFSAAKAPSSYVVYYKFYRSHFALVCIFIAAGFTLKNLLGYSFNSASIHFNYKVASRLSATSLDDYLRSGYLSHVNTDSSVHIHKISQQPIEFAQYVLTGLQQIFTQCFLILFAVSGIIIYNPRLFCLMLLFLSLPIIIISWILKKRVASLRTGIRRSNEKTLQHLKEALSAYIETHIYKAKAFFSNRYTSYQNKLNGNLSSLQAVQLFPSRIFEIFAIAGVFVILAFNSRGNNIITIGVFVTAAYKIIPGLVKIITSTAQIKAYEHTIDHLPEPDSKNVDQQFTAKKIDNINFSNISFAYTDKVQLKNLSFELQAGDFAALTGASGKGKTTIINLLQGFLERQSGSISFNGQVVNAKDIAAYHSCMAYVRQQTLIIHDSILKNITLSDAQPDQERLDLALAISGLAPVVAKYPDGLNHLITENGANISGGQRQRLMLARALYKNFDLLILDEPFSELDTESEAYILHQLQQLANNGKIILMITHHLQTLHYCNKVINLEN